The following DNA comes from Deltaproteobacteria bacterium.
TTCCCGTAGGCGGAGGCGTAGACGATCACGACCTTTTTCTCCTTGACCCGCTCGGCGATCGAGGCCCGCTCCTCGTACCGCGCGAGGTACTCCAGCGGGTTCTTCCGCAGGATCGGCCCGTGGGACGGGGCGATCATGTCGATCGGCAACTCTCGCACCCGCGCGCACGCCTTCAGGATGTGCTCCTTGTACGGCCGCATGATCGTCCCGTAGTAGAACTCGAACGCGTCGCGCGCCTTGCCGGGCTCGTGGAGCTCGTCGTTATAGGTGTGCGGGCTGGAGTAGTGGGCGCCGAGGAAATCGCACGGGAACAGGATCCGGTCCTCCACGAGGTACGTGAGGATCGTGTCGGGCCAATGGAGAAACGGGGCGTGGATGAACCGGAGGGTCTTCCCGCCCAGCGGGAGCTCCTCGTCGTCGCCCACCACGCGGAACGGAAACCCGGTGTTCACCAGGTTGTCCACGAACGTCTTGGCGGAGCGGGACAGGAGGACCGTCGCGTTCGGGTTCCGGTCCAGGAGGTCCACGAGGGCGCCGGCGTGGTCCGGCTCGGAGTGGTTGACGACCACGTAGTCGATGTCGGCGACCGGGAGGACCTCCTCCACGTTCCGGAGGAATTCCCCCGCGAAAGGACGCTTC
Coding sequences within:
- a CDS encoding FprA family A-type flavoprotein → KRPFAGEFLRNVEEVLPVADIDYVVVNHSEPDHAGALVDLLDRNPNATVLLSRSAKTFVDNLVNTGFPFRVVGDDEELPLGGKTLRFIHAPFLHWPDTILTYLVEDRILFPCDFLGAHYSSPHTYNDELHEPGKARDAFEFYYGTIMRPYKEHILKACARVRELPIDMIAPSHGPILRKNPLEYLARYEERASIAERVKEKKVVIVYASAYGNTAAMARKVAEGVAAAGLVPVLMNSVESPMDAIIDQVEECVGFLVGTPTLNSNVPHPILHLIANLVVLNMKGKPASVFGSYGWSGEAIKTVQDILTSMRIKVAPEPIRVRMAPSEHDLAACVDFGKRFAAIAGGAPA